The window GAAATAGAATCCATAGAACGGTTGTGTCCATTGAAGTCAGGACTGGCAGGCATCTTGAGTGTActcatgagtttaccagtcaaattgccagggttagaggttccaagacCCTTCcatggattatatttctatggccaCAACGCAACAAGCAGTTCGATATTTGGCGCGCTTGCTGCCCAAATTGCGGCTCTCTGTTGTATTATTTTGAATGCTTTTATAAATCTGTACAGACAGGAGTAGGCTAATTATATAATTTtggaaaatatatttacatttaggTGCTGCAGAAACTCCAGCACCCCTATTTCCCGCTCCTATGCTCGCCAGACTCAGGGCGCTCCACCTCCAAGAGGTTGAGCATGATACTGCTACTCCTGCTGCCACCGCTGCCCTTAACACAAGCCAGAGGTCCAACAGACCTAGTCAAGGTAATGGCAATACTGCACGTAGCATGGTGGTCATGCAGTCATAGGATAGCCCATCATTGATGTTAAGAATCAACACGTAGGTTAATTGTGGATTTCTTGTTTAAAATAACATTTAGCAGAAACTATTTTATGTGCTCAGTTACAGTGTATTTGTATGGTTATTAACTGGTATTAAGATCCGATGAGTGATGAACATTAAGAACGTTCCCAGTCACAAGCTATGAAAATGTATAGATGTTGTTTCTATTGGCATGGTAAATTAAATGTCCAGTTCTCTTTTTCAGATAAATCTGAAATATGTATGTACTTCATCAAGGGCAGTTGCATACACGGTGGTAAGACAGCATTTTGCAAAGCATCATTTTATGAATAATCAATGCTTAGAGCTTAATAAACATAAGACTTCAACACCTAACTTTACTCATATTTCAGATAAGTGCTTTAAAGCCCACTCTACCATGCCCTACCAatgggaggtgagggagggacTAAACTGGACAGCTCTACAAGACAACGAGGTGATTGAGAAGGACTATTGCGACCCAGCAAAGACATACAGGTGGGCTCTACGTTTAAGAAGAATGAACTTGAATGGACAGTAACACGTAGGGCTCTTGGTCCATGGTGGGCAAATGTTGCTAGTTGCTAATACAATGAGTTATTAATGCCATATACACTTCTAGTTAGTGTGATATACAGCTTCCCCTATTGTGATTGCTGATTGTTCACTGTCTTTTATTCTTTCTTGTCTAGTCGGGGAGTCCAGCCTGTGTGTTTCGATACGATGACCTGCGGTCTGAACAAAGCCCGGCGTCTCTCCACCGTCTCCTCTGTGCTACAGCCTACCTTCATCCTCACCACGGAGTGGGCCTGGTTCTGGGAGGACGAGTTTGGAAACTGGATCCAGTACGCATCAGCAGTGAGTGACGACGAGCACTGTTGAATAGTGATGGTTGAATAGGACAGAGTTCAGTACCTCTTTAAATAGAAAATTATGCAAATAATGCATAACCTCCATGTTTTCTGTCTTGCCCTACAGATCAGTGGACACAGGGCAGCTACCATCACCAGTGAAGACCTGGAGAAGAGGTTCCAGGAAGACAACAAGGCTGTGATAGAGTTCACCGCGGGGTCACAGACCTATGAACTCAGTTTCCCTGGTGAGCACAGATGACGTGATATCCAAGATAAACCAACTGCAACCTTAAAACCATATACACCAAAAATTGTATATTACGAACAGATATGCAGTGATTCTTACAGCTACTATTGTATGTGACAAATTTAGATAATTCTCGATGGAGTCACTATGGTAAAACAATGACATCTGCATGTGAAGTGAACTGGCTGTTGTTACAACAGCTCTGCTCCTTTTCAGACATGATTCAAAATAACAAGCAGTACAGCACCAAGAAGGTTGTGAGAAGACGGCCTGTGTTTGTCTCTTCAGCTGATGCACAAACTATCAAAACCAGGTAAGATGAAGCTGTGAATGTTTTTTGTATGAATCAATTTGCTCTTGAAATGACTCTCCTGGGGATTGTTCACTCATTTCACCACTAGGCTCCTCGTGTGTTCTCTTGCCTTGAAAGTAGTCTATAGAAGAGGAGTAGCTGACCAGGTGCACGTTTTGATTTTTGCCGTAGCACTATAGCCTCGTACGAACCATCCTGATGACGCAAGCTTACATTCTGTTTCGCAACACGGATACAGTCTGGCAACGACCAGATTCAAACCATTTGAgcacatccctctccctccaccgtACAGCCGGACCAATCAGCGCCCTCTGATAATCTGTGGGGGTGATTTAGTTGATGATGACAACGAGAAGTGCCTGGAGGTTGGTGTTGATGCTGCTATAGCAGCAGTTATATAAGAACTGGAGGGAATAGCTTATTTGAAAGAACAGCAAAAAAACTGCATTGAAGGCTTTTCTTGGGGGAGAAGATGTTTTATCGCTCTTCTCCCGACTGGATTCGGCAAGAGCTTGATTTACCAGCTAGCTCCGCTGGTAGGCTGGACAAGAGAATAAGTAAATATTCACCCGAGGCTGAAAAATAGCCAAAGGAACATTGGCTGAGCTGGAACACCAGCGCGAGGCCATAGCAAATGAATTGAAACAAACCTTCACTGAGCCTCTTCTGACTGAAGTTGTCTCGCCCTGATTTGTTTCacttgtccttgtgattgtctccacgcccctccaggtgtcgcccatcttcccctgtgtatttatacttgTGTTTGTCTGTGTCCGTTGCCAGTTTGTCAagccaaccagcgtttttgtgtcagctcctgcttttcccatcctcctggtttttgatcATTGCTTGTCCTGACCCCGtatgaccactctgcctgaccctgagcccgcctgccgtcctgtacctttgccccacctctggattaccaacctctgcctgacctgaccctgagcctgcctaccattctgtacctttgcccctgctgctgtaataaacattgttactttgacacagtctgcatctgggtcttaccatGATCCTTGATAGAAGTGATACTTAGAATTCCATTTCCCCTAAATGGCACCAAAAGAAGTATCCCTTTTTATTgtataaatattattttataaATAACTCAGTGGTGTCAAGTGTGCTTACATCTGCGCAATGAGCAAGTATAGAAAAGTTGCAACTTCTGACTTTTTCTGGTCTAGCGATCGATGACAGCAGAGCTCGCTGCCCAGACTTGCATCATTAAAAAGAGATTCTCCTGATTAAAAATGGTGTCCAAcgtgaaaaaaatctaaatatacacattgtgagatatttggcgaaatagacagacATGTCCTTGTAGAATTTCCCCATAGCGAAACAATGGAGCAGCAGCCTCAACAGTAATGTGTAATTTCTGACATTTTAAAGACTAGCGTTTGATGACAGCAGAGCTCGCTACCCAGCCTTACATCATTAGAGGAGATTATAGTGATTTATTATGGTGTCAGACTTGAAAATAATCAATATATACATTTTGTAGATATCTGGCGAAATAGACATCCCTATTTCCCCTATAGGAAACAATGGGACGAGCGCTGAAGTTTTAACTTCAAGCAATTGAGCACAGCATAATACTCTACCCAAACGTATGTACATCATTAGAAAGAATAAATTATCTTGATTAAAATGCTGTAGAACTTCAAAACATCAGAAGACATAAATATATTGATATTTGGTGAAATAGATTTCCCAAAAAAAATGGCAGTTAAAAAATTCTAAGAGCAGTTTTTTATTATTCAGGTTACTATTTATCTGCAACCATTTGCCTTTTTTATttgtctttttgttttgttttacattttGTGGTTGAACTAGGCCTCTGTGCTAGACAACCAAATGTCTCTTTGCATTTATCTTTAGTGTCACGGccatttaaaggagtggaccaaggtgcagcgcgattggaatatatatttttattccacgaagaacacttaacgaacgaaacgtgaagccaacgtagtgctcacaggcaactaaacatggacaactacccaccaaaccaagatggaaaatggcaacctaaataggctccccaatcagagacaacgataaacagctgtctatGATTGGGAACCtactcaggccaccataaacctacaacccctagacaatacaaaatccccatagataacaaaaaacCCTAGGCAAGACAAAAAGACAAAaagacaaaaactaaacaaaccaccccttgtcacaccctgacctaaccaaataataaagaaagcaaatataactaaagtcagggcgtgacatttagGAATATTTATTGTTCTTCTACATTTCAGAAAAAGGGCTCCGAGCAATCACTCAAATTTCAGAGCTTTACCAGGACACTGGGACAAGGCACAAACTCCTGAAACAGGATACaaggtattatattatatacagtacatgcaaGGATGCAAGGAACCTGCTGTTTTAGACCAATGGAGATGACTGTTTGTTTTGTTCCTGGGCAAATAACTGCTCCAATATGTCCCTACATGGTAGGCTAATGGTGTATAATGACTGTTTCTCTGTCTCCCATCATGTCCCTATCAGAGAGTCGACCTTCCGTGCTCGTCAGTGGAGTTTAAGGAGATTCAAGGGCTTTTTCAGAACACCATGAGAGGCTTCAGCATCCACCAAATCGAGAGGATTCAGAACAAAGCCCTTTGGGAAGTCTTTCAGTGGTACGTTCCCTAAGACTACATACACTTTCAATTGACAATCACCTATTGATTGGTCTAGAATAGATGTTTTATTTttgatttttttacctttatttaactaggtaagccagttaagaacaaattcttatttacaatgacagcctagccaaacccggatgacgctgggccaattgtgcgccgccttatgggactcccaatcacagccggatgtgatacagcctgatgcTCACTTCCTGACTGCACCCACAATAATTGCACATTATacaatatttctctctctcgacTAACTTTCTGTCACAAATATAATCTCAAAAGGAAATACAAAtaatttattttcaatacattctgcacacatacatacactgatTGCAAGGCAAAGAGATGTATTTGTAATATTCTGATTGCAAGGCAAAGGGATTTATTTGTGTAATTCTGATTGCAAGGCAAAGGGATTTATTTGTGTAATTCTGATTGCAAGGCAAAGGGATCTCATGAAGAAGAACAACAGAGGGAGGAATGTGACAGAGAAACAGCTTTTCCATGGCACAGACTCCAAATACCTCGATGCCATCTGCCTTAACAACTTTGACTGGCGGATCTGTGGACTAAACGGAACAGCCTATGGGAAAGGTGAGCCATCTCATGTGCTTGTGCTATTACATGTCATTCTAATTATTGACATAAATTAAGATGATATATCGTTGATATAATATATTTTCCTGTGATGAATGATTACTGCTTACCCCTTCATCCCCCTAACATCCAATTTCAGGGAGTTACTTTGCCAGGGATGCCAAATACTCCAACAGCTACACTGGCCAATTAAATACGAGGTCCATGTTTGTCTGTCGTGTGTTGGTGGGAGATTACATCAAAGGGCACTCGAGCTACCTCCGGCCCCCCTCGAAGGACGGAGGGGACACCATCTTCTACGACAGCTGTGTGGATGACGTCAGCAACCCCTCCATCTTTGTGGTGTTTGAGAAGCACCAGGTGTACCCAGAGTACCTCATCCATTATGGTGAGGACGAGGCATGGCCACAAGTCTACCAGCAATACTACAGTCCAGCTCCTGTACCTGCTCCTGCTCCAGCACCAGCATACAGACCAGCTCCTGTACCTGCTCCTGCTCCAGCACCAGCATACAGACCAGCGGCTGCCACAGCGCCTAGACCAGCACCAGCATACAGACCAGCGGCTGCCACAGCGCCTAGACCAGCACCAGCATACAGACCAGCGGCTGCCACAGCGCCTAGACCAGCACCAGCATACAGACCAGCGCCTAGACCAGCACCAGCATACACACCAAACCTAACCCCTGCACCAACCCCTGCACCTAAACCTGACAACTCCTGTGTCATTAGTTGAGGCTGACTGCGAGGGGGGAATTGTGAACCTTTTGATATTAAACTGAGGCAAAAACATATGCTTTTGTGAATTAGAGAAATGGATTTAGCACTCTGTTAAATGTGTTTGACAAATTACAGATAATCTTGGGATGCACCTTACTATGATTACTAGATGTGCTGTTTTCTGTAATGCAAGCATTTTTTGTAGTGCTACTGACTTTATATAATGGCAAATTGCAAACCTCACAACATGAAGTAGTTGTGTACATTATAAGATTTATACCTTCACAGTATCTGCTGATGTGCATCAGTTCAATGGTTGTGCAATTATGGGTTTCATTCATTTTATTAATATAATCCATCTGTTTTCGTTGCAttgatgggttctgacttctaaacttcaaaatatgaaatatccttattcatgtcactgagggagggagggaaatgcAGAACGTTTACAATCTGTCAGAacatgttatttacatttacatttaagtcatttagcagacgctcttatccagagcgacttacaaattggtgcattcaccttatgatatccagtggaacaaccactttacaatagtgcatctaactcttttatgggggggggggggttagaaggattactttatcctatcctaggtattccttaaagaggtggggtttcaggtgtctccggaaggtggtgattgactccgctgacctggcgtcgtgagggagtttgttccaccattggggtgccagagcagcgaacagttttgactgggctgagcgggaactgtacttcctcagaggtagggaggcgagcaggccagaggtggatgaacgcagtgcccttgtttgggtgtagggcctgatcagagcctgaaggtacggaggtgccgttcccctcacagctccgtaggcaagcaccatggtcttgtagcggatgcgagcttcaactggaagccagtggagagagcggaggagcggggtgacgtgagagaacttgggaaggttgaacaccagacgggctgcggcgttctggatgagttgtaggggtttaatggcacaggcagggagcccagccaacagcgagttgcagtaatccagacgggagatgacaagtgcctggattaggacctgcgccgcttcctgtgtgaggcagggtcgtactctgcgaatgttgtagagcatgaacctacaggaacgggtcaccgccttgatgttagttgagaacgaacTGTTATGTTCGTTCTGTTATGTTATGGTTAGACATCAGGTATCCTATGGAAAGGAGAAAGACcacagtctggtacaagtcaacaagaca of the Salvelinus alpinus chromosome 37, SLU_Salpinus.1, whole genome shotgun sequence genome contains:
- the LOC139566100 gene encoding protein mono-ADP-ribosyltransferase PARP12; protein product: MTESTITKLICANRGSMNVDELDANFYSDLQVSVRDVITNRAKFCFVVFNGEERVVAKTGVRLCKSKDCQGCRNLHFCKRFMLGDCPFSRRRGGCRFNHEMTSGENSRILKEHGLEELNRPELCTLLLQNDGFLLPPVCHNYNNGVGEYGKCQDGETCKRLHICEMYLRGSCNCPRCHDFYEPHPLKILQDRGVPNELIASLKSVYMNIEWLQKQDRAMQGKGQHQRAKANATTNTSNKSNRGPLTHGAAETPAPLFPAPMLARLRALHLQEVEHDTATPAATAALNTSQRSNRPSQDKSEICMYFIKGSCIHGDKCFKAHSTMPYQWEVREGLNWTALQDNEVIEKDYCDPAKTYSRGVQPVCFDTMTCGLNKARRLSTVSSVLQPTFILTTEWAWFWEDEFGNWIQYASAISGHRAATITSEDLEKRFQEDNKAVIEFTAGSQTYELSFPDMIQNNKQYSTKKVVRRRPVFVSSADAQTIKTRKRAPSNHSNFRALPGHWDKAQTPETGYKRVDLPCSSVEFKEIQGLFQNTMRGFSIHQIERIQNKALWEVFQWQRDLMKKNNRGRNVTEKQLFHGTDSKYLDAICLNNFDWRICGLNGTAYGKGSYFARDAKYSNSYTGQLNTRSMFVCRVLVGDYIKGHSSYLRPPSKDGGDTIFYDSCVDDVSNPSIFVVFEKHQVYPEYLIHYGEDEAWPQVYQQYYSPAPVPAPAPAPAYRPAPVPAPAPAPAYRPAAATAPRPAPAYRPAAATAPRPAPAYRPAAATAPRPAPAYRPAPRPAPAYTPNLTPAPTPAPKPDNSCVIS